A segment of the Streptomyces sp. NBC_00376 genome:
CGCACGATGGAGACGCTCCAGGGCGCCTACCGGCTCGGGGCCCGGGTCGCGCTGCGCCGGGCGAAGAAGGTCGGCCGCAGCTACAACTTCTCGCCGACCCTCATGCTCAGCTTCGCCGACGCGCTCTTCGCCTACATCGACGAGCTCGAATCCCTGTCCCGGGAAGGCTTCCTGGAGGTGCAGTCACAGACCGGCGAACAGACCGAGGCCATGCGCCGCCGGCTGCTGCACCTGATCCTCGCCGGCCGCCCCGCCCCCCGTACCGCCATCGCCGAGCTCTGCGAACAGACCGGATGGACGCTTCCCGAGGAAGTCACCCTGGTCGCCGTCCGCTCCCCCGCCACCCTGGACCGGGCCGTGGCAGGCCGCGACGTCCTGGCCGATCTCAGCGCCCCCCAACCTCACTTACTGATCCCCGGAGTCTTTGACGAAGCCCGAAGACGCATGCTGGACGAGGCGCTCCTCGGCACCCACGCCGCCATCGGCCTGACCGTGCCCACCGCCCTGGCCTCGGACTCGATCCGCTGGGCACGGCGCGTGCTCGAACTCGTCGACACGAACATCATCGACGACGCGCCCGTAATCCTCTGCGAGGACCACCTCATCACCCTGTGGCTGCTCTCCGACCCGGTACTGGTCGACCAGCTCGCCCAGCGCGAACTGGCCCCGATCTCCGGGATCAGCGCCACCCGCCGGGAGCGGCTGGTCGAGACCCTGCGGATCTGGCTGGACACCCGTGGCACCGCAGCCCACATGGGCGAGCTGCTGGACGTCCACCCGCAGACCGTCCGCTACCGGATGCGCAATCTGGAGTCCATCTTCGGCGAGCAACTGACCGATCCCGAGAGCCGGTTCTCCACCGAGGCCGTGCTGCGGGCACTCCAGTTACGGGCCCGTGGCGAAGAAACAGCGCTCTGAGTCGGTCATCAGCCGGATCACGGTCCTCACCATGAGTCAACTTACTTACGGGTAAGGCGAAATAGACGGTCACTCTCAAACGGTTGCCACACGGAGACGTTCTCAGCAAGAAACCCGGAACCGCGTCCCGTACACATGGAGATATCGGCCGCCGCACCCGGCGGCCGAGCCGAGAACCAGCCTCCTGGCCGACCATTGCGAGAGGGACCCCCCATGACCGCCTCACACCTCCTCGTCCCCGTGCCGATCCCGGACCGGGTTGCCGCGCTGATCGGGTCCTGCATCCCGCCGCACATCCTCCAGGCGGAATTCGACGCCGACTGCGCCGCGCGCGAGGTGCGCAGGTTCCGCGGTCCGCGGCTCTGTGACGAGGACCGGGCCGACCGCGAGCAGGCACTCTCCGAACTGGCCCGCGCCAACAAGGTCCTCGCCGCCCACCACCCCCGGCTCGCGGTGCGCCCCGGCAGCTCCTGGTGACCCCTTCGCCACATCCGTCTCGCAGCAGGGAGACGGGGCGGCTCACGGCCCTGATCCCCCGGCTGCCCCGGTCTCAGCCGGTGACCGGGGTGAACCGCACCGGCAGCGAGCGCGGGCCCCGGGTGAAGACGCCGTGCTCGGTGGGGGTGAAGCCGTCCGCCAGCCGCAGGTCGGGCATCGCGTCCAGCAGTTGGTTCACCCCCGTCTCCACCTCCGCCCTGGCCAGCAGCGCGCCGACGCAGAAGTGCCTGCCGAGCGCGAACGCCAGGTGGTCGGCGGCCGCCGAGAAGGCGGTGGTGCTGGTCAGGTCGGAGCGGAAGATGTCGAACCGGTCGGGCTCCCGGTAGCGCGACTCGTCGCGGTTGGCGGAGCCGATCAGGCAGGTGACGGTGGCCCCCGCCGGGACCGTCCCGCCGCTGAGCTCCACCTCCTTCGCCGTCTGGCGCATGATCATGTGGACCGGCGGGGTGTGGCGCAGGGTCTCGGCGAAGGCCCGGTCGACGAGGCCGCGGTCCTCCCTCACCGCGGCGAGCTGCTCGGGGTGGGTAAGCAGATTGGCGAAGACGGAGGCGATGGCCTTGTCGGTGGTCTCGCCGCCCGCCGCGAGCAGCAGGCTGCAGAAGGCCTTGATGTCCTCGTCGCTCATCCGCACCCCGTCGACCTCGGCGGCGCAGAGCGCGGAGAGCAGGTCGTCGCCCGGCTCGTCCCGGCGCCGCCGGATAACCGGGATCATGTACTCGGCGAACTCCCTGCGGGTCCGCTCACCGGCCGCGGCCACCTCCGGGTCGCCCGCCAGATTGCCGAGGAAGGCGATGACGGTGGTGTACCAGC
Coding sequences within it:
- a CDS encoding cytochrome P450, giving the protein MTSAPHEPAASQSLSLPDILSPAFAADPYGAYRIMRESAPLIRHEATNSYIVSRYEDVERVFKDRAGEFTTDNYDWQIEPVHGRTILQLSGREHAVRRALVAPAFRGTDLQEKFLPVVERNARELIDAFRHTGEADLVSAFATRFPVLVIADMLGLDRADHERFHGWYTTVIAFLGNLAGDPEVAAAGERTRREFAEYMIPVIRRRRDEPGDDLLSALCAAEVDGVRMSDEDIKAFCSLLLAAGGETTDKAIASVFANLLTHPEQLAAVREDRGLVDRAFAETLRHTPPVHMIMRQTAKEVELSGGTVPAGATVTCLIGSANRDESRYREPDRFDIFRSDLTSTTAFSAAADHLAFALGRHFCVGALLARAEVETGVNQLLDAMPDLRLADGFTPTEHGVFTRGPRSLPVRFTPVTG
- a CDS encoding helix-turn-helix domain-containing protein; the protein is MPELIQPWDTGDPLGPLPQEFAAIMRPELPSLIKEIGVEVTRAYPEYARLLSGPNGQAIRVGVEQSLSSFVDLVAEPSASTSLRDDMCRRFGRFEAYEGRTMETLQGAYRLGARVALRRAKKVGRSYNFSPTLMLSFADALFAYIDELESLSREGFLEVQSQTGEQTEAMRRRLLHLILAGRPAPRTAIAELCEQTGWTLPEEVTLVAVRSPATLDRAVAGRDVLADLSAPQPHLLIPGVFDEARRRMLDEALLGTHAAIGLTVPTALASDSIRWARRVLELVDTNIIDDAPVILCEDHLITLWLLSDPVLVDQLAQRELAPISGISATRRERLVETLRIWLDTRGTAAHMGELLDVHPQTVRYRMRNLESIFGEQLTDPESRFSTEAVLRALQLRARGEETAL